A stretch of Saccharothrix texasensis DNA encodes these proteins:
- a CDS encoding antibiotic biosynthesis monooxygenase, with amino-acid sequence MELTRPDADLVLLHPGHVPFDPRPAGLLDARWLERVDGGGAVTYSQWSDAVEAADGAVAYRRYRSGAEAGADREVGCVVLVSVRLDRPGVAEEWVDLVFAALAAEERPHPGGISAHFHVSLDGLRVLNYAEWTSAEAHEEAMAAGGGSVGRSAAWQRVHSFTGLAGSDVRRYRVRR; translated from the coding sequence ATGGAACTGACCCGACCCGACGCCGACCTCGTCCTCCTCCACCCCGGCCACGTGCCGTTCGACCCCCGGCCGGCCGGGTTGCTGGACGCGCGGTGGCTGGAGCGGGTGGACGGTGGCGGCGCGGTGACCTATTCGCAGTGGTCGGACGCGGTGGAGGCCGCGGACGGCGCGGTCGCCTACCGCCGGTACCGGTCCGGCGCCGAGGCCGGGGCCGACCGGGAGGTGGGGTGCGTGGTGCTGGTGTCGGTGCGGTTGGACCGGCCCGGGGTCGCCGAGGAGTGGGTCGACCTGGTGTTCGCCGCGTTGGCGGCCGAGGAGCGGCCGCACCCGGGCGGGATCTCCGCGCACTTCCACGTGAGCCTGGACGGGCTGCGGGTGCTGAACTACGCGGAGTGGACGTCGGCCGAGGCGCACGAGGAGGCGATGGCGGCCGGCGGCGGGTCGGTGGGCCGGTCGGCGGCGTGGCAGCGGGTGCACTCGTTCACCGGTCTCGCCGGCAGCGATGTGAGGCGCTATCGGGTTCGTCGGTGA
- the rox gene encoding rifampin monooxygenase produces the protein MIDVIVVGGGPTGLMLAGELRLHDVRVLVLDKRPEPTEVVRALGLHARSIEVMDQRGLLGRFLAHGRRHPVGGFFAGIPKPSPRLDTAHPYVLGIPQPTTDRLLAEHATGLGAEIRRGAELVGLTQDDDGVTATLADGARLRTRYLVGCDGGRSTVRELLGVDFPGEPSRTETLLGEMKVAAAPEVVAAVVAEVRKTQLRFGLMPLADGLHRVIVPAEGVTEDRTAPPTFEEFKHQLKAHAGTDFGVHSPRWLSRFGDATRQAERYRDGRVLLAGDAAHVHPPVGGQGLNLGVQDAFNLGWKLAAQVDGWAPDGLLDSYHAERHPVAAAVLDTTRAQMQLMSLEPGARAVRRLIAELMEFDEVNRHLTEKITATALRYDFGEGHPLLGRRLRDVRLEHGRLYELTHAGRGLLLDQTGRLSTAGWADRVDHVVAVSEELDAPAVLLRPDGHVAWVGEDQDDLVAHLPTWFGAAA, from the coding sequence ATGATCGACGTGATCGTCGTCGGCGGCGGGCCGACCGGCCTGATGCTGGCCGGCGAACTGCGGCTGCACGACGTGCGCGTGCTCGTGCTGGACAAGCGGCCCGAACCGACCGAAGTCGTCCGCGCGCTCGGCCTGCACGCCCGCAGCATCGAGGTGATGGACCAGCGCGGCCTGCTGGGACGCTTCCTCGCCCACGGGCGGCGACACCCGGTCGGCGGCTTCTTCGCCGGCATCCCCAAGCCGTCACCGCGGCTCGACACCGCCCACCCGTACGTCCTGGGCATCCCCCAGCCCACCACCGACCGCCTGCTCGCCGAACACGCCACCGGACTCGGCGCCGAGATCCGCCGCGGCGCCGAACTGGTCGGACTGACCCAGGACGACGACGGCGTGACCGCCACCCTGGCCGACGGCGCCCGGCTGCGCACGCGCTACCTCGTCGGCTGCGACGGAGGCCGCAGCACGGTGCGCGAGCTGCTCGGCGTCGACTTCCCCGGCGAGCCCAGCCGGACCGAGACGCTGCTCGGCGAGATGAAGGTGGCTGCGGCACCGGAGGTGGTGGCCGCCGTGGTGGCCGAGGTCCGCAAGACCCAGCTCCGGTTCGGCCTCATGCCCCTCGCGGACGGCCTGCACCGCGTCATCGTGCCCGCCGAAGGAGTCACCGAGGACCGCACCGCGCCGCCGACCTTCGAAGAGTTCAAGCACCAGCTCAAGGCGCACGCCGGCACCGACTTCGGCGTGCACTCGCCGCGGTGGCTCTCCCGCTTCGGCGACGCCACCCGCCAGGCCGAGCGCTACCGCGACGGCCGGGTCCTGCTGGCCGGCGACGCGGCGCACGTCCACCCGCCCGTCGGCGGCCAAGGGCTCAACCTCGGCGTGCAGGACGCGTTCAACCTGGGCTGGAAGCTCGCCGCCCAGGTCGACGGCTGGGCGCCGGACGGCCTGCTGGACAGCTACCACGCCGAACGGCACCCGGTGGCCGCCGCCGTGCTCGACACCACGCGCGCGCAGATGCAGCTGATGTCCCTCGAACCGGGGGCGCGGGCGGTGCGCCGGCTGATCGCCGAACTGATGGAGTTCGACGAGGTGAACCGCCACCTCACCGAGAAGATCACCGCCACCGCCCTGCGCTACGACTTCGGCGAGGGGCACCCCCTGCTCGGCCGGCGGCTGCGCGACGTGCGGCTCGAGCACGGCCGCCTCTACGAGCTGACGCACGCGGGCCGCGGCCTGCTGCTCGACCAGACCGGCCGGCTCTCCACCGCGGGCTGGGCCGACCGCGTCGACCACGTCGTCGCGGTCAGCGAGGAACTCGACGCGCCCGCCGTGCTGCTGCGCCCGGACGGCCACGTGGCGTGGGTCGGCGAGGACCAGGACGACCTGGTCGCCCACCTGCCCACGTGGTTCGGCGCCGCCGCCTGA
- a CDS encoding threonine aldolase family protein — translation MTPEIRRSLVQHSRLRQDPHAVLRRLLDRVRPGLRPDEPTEQLERRIADLLGKPAALFFPTGTMAQQTALRVHAERTGRRTFAAHPQCHLAVWEDGGHSAVHGLRHHAVADREELITSADLAGVREPIAALLLELPQRDLGGLLPTWDELVAQTTWARERGAATHLDGARLWEAQPHYDRPFAEIADLFDTVYVSLYKGLEGVRGAVLAGDRETVDAAAAWRRRLGGATPDSWPAALTGLMGLDEVLPRMAEFRDHAVAVAAAINADGYATTRPHVPQTPMFHVHIPAPKDVVAAAAERILAESGVELPRRPKSSPDPTRCSIELTIGVVSLDFTPREVADLIRRLR, via the coding sequence ATGACACCCGAGATCCGGCGCTCCCTGGTCCAGCACTCCCGGCTCCGCCAGGACCCGCACGCGGTGCTGCGCCGCCTGCTCGACCGCGTCCGACCCGGTCTCCGCCCGGACGAGCCGACCGAGCAGCTGGAACGCCGGATCGCCGACCTGCTCGGCAAGCCCGCCGCCCTGTTCTTCCCCACCGGCACGATGGCGCAGCAGACCGCGCTGCGCGTGCACGCCGAGCGCACCGGCCGCCGCACGTTCGCCGCCCACCCCCAGTGCCACCTCGCCGTCTGGGAGGACGGGGGCCACAGCGCGGTGCACGGCCTGCGCCACCACGCCGTGGCGGACCGGGAGGAGCTGATCACGTCGGCCGACCTCGCCGGTGTCCGCGAACCGATCGCCGCCCTGCTCCTCGAACTGCCCCAACGCGACCTCGGCGGCCTCCTGCCCACCTGGGACGAGCTGGTCGCGCAGACGACGTGGGCCCGCGAACGCGGCGCCGCCACGCACCTGGACGGGGCCCGGCTGTGGGAGGCGCAGCCCCACTACGACCGGCCGTTCGCCGAGATCGCCGACCTGTTCGACACCGTCTACGTCTCCCTCTACAAAGGCCTCGAAGGCGTGCGCGGCGCGGTCCTCGCGGGCGACCGGGAGACCGTCGACGCCGCGGCGGCGTGGCGGCGCCGGCTCGGCGGCGCGACCCCCGACTCGTGGCCGGCCGCCCTCACCGGCCTGATGGGGCTGGACGAGGTGCTGCCCAGGATGGCCGAGTTCCGCGACCACGCCGTGGCCGTCGCCGCCGCGATCAACGCCGACGGCTACGCCACCACCCGCCCGCACGTGCCGCAGACACCGATGTTCCACGTCCACATCCCCGCGCCGAAGGACGTCGTCGCCGCCGCGGCCGAACGGATCCTCGCCGAGAGCGGCGTCGAACTGCCCCGCCGCCCCAAGTCCTCGCCCGACCCGACGCGGTGCAGCATCGAGCTGACCATCGGCGTCGTGTCCCTCGACTTCACCCCGCGGGAGGTGGCGGACCTGATCCGGCGACTCCGCTGA
- a CDS encoding NADAR family protein translates to MTKYLFFWGHEARPGAPVGKQCLSQWWEAPFTVDGRVYRTAEHFMMWGKALLFDDEDTAARVLAARTPGEAKALGRRVRGFVEQEWVARRLDIVVRGNLAKFGAHDDLRGFLLGTGDRVLVEASPLDRVWGIGLAADDERAADPASWLGLNLLGEALMEVRARLRPE, encoded by the coding sequence GTGACCAAGTACCTGTTCTTCTGGGGGCACGAGGCGCGGCCGGGCGCGCCGGTCGGCAAGCAGTGCCTGAGCCAGTGGTGGGAGGCGCCGTTCACGGTCGACGGGCGCGTCTACCGGACCGCCGAGCACTTCATGATGTGGGGCAAGGCGCTGCTGTTCGACGACGAGGACACCGCGGCGCGGGTGCTGGCGGCGCGCACGCCCGGTGAGGCGAAGGCGTTGGGCCGCCGGGTGCGCGGGTTCGTCGAGCAGGAGTGGGTGGCGCGCCGGCTGGACATCGTCGTGCGGGGCAACCTGGCGAAGTTCGGCGCGCACGACGACCTGCGCGGGTTCCTGCTGGGCACCGGCGACCGGGTGCTGGTGGAGGCCAGTCCGCTGGACCGGGTGTGGGGCATCGGGCTGGCCGCCGACGACGAGCGGGCGGCCGACCCGGCGTCCTGGTTGGGGCTGAACCTGCTGGGCGAGGCCCTGATGGAGGTGCGCGCACGGCTGCGTCCGGAGTGA
- a CDS encoding glutamate ABC transporter substrate-binding protein, translating to MRRLLAVLVLVLAACAPVPSGAPPIGGGSPVPPRPAEAEELTGPPATAAVPPASCDPTASLRPTGPLPPPGQVPAGSTMAEIQARGRLIAGVDQNTYLMGFRNPVSGELEGFDVDLVREVARAVFGDPGAIQFKVVTSEQRVPALERGEVDIVVRTMTATCERWQKVNFSTVYLQAGQRVLVPSNSDVAGIESLGGKRVCATKGSSSLANVAAAASRPVPVSVAHWTDCLVMLQQGQVDAISTDDTILAGFAAQDPYTKVVGPQFAAEPYGMAFPKADEDFVRFVNALLERLRADGTWARIHQRWLGGPPAPPVAVYRD from the coding sequence ATGAGACGGCTGCTCGCGGTGCTCGTCCTGGTGCTGGCGGCGTGCGCGCCGGTGCCCAGCGGCGCGCCGCCGATCGGCGGCGGTTCGCCCGTGCCGCCGCGTCCGGCGGAGGCGGAGGAGCTGACCGGGCCGCCCGCCACGGCGGCGGTGCCGCCGGCGTCGTGCGACCCGACGGCGAGCCTGCGCCCGACCGGGCCGCTGCCGCCGCCGGGGCAGGTGCCGGCCGGGTCGACCATGGCGGAGATCCAGGCGCGGGGGCGGCTGATCGCGGGCGTGGACCAGAACACCTACCTGATGGGGTTCCGCAACCCGGTCTCCGGCGAGCTGGAGGGGTTCGACGTCGACCTGGTGCGGGAGGTCGCGCGGGCGGTCTTCGGCGACCCGGGCGCGATCCAGTTCAAGGTGGTGACCTCCGAGCAGCGGGTGCCGGCGTTGGAGCGCGGCGAGGTCGACATCGTGGTGCGGACCATGACGGCGACCTGCGAGAGGTGGCAGAAGGTGAACTTCTCCACGGTGTACCTGCAGGCGGGGCAGCGGGTGCTGGTGCCGTCGAACTCCGACGTCGCGGGCATCGAGTCGCTGGGCGGCAAGCGGGTGTGCGCGACGAAGGGGTCCAGCTCGCTGGCCAACGTGGCGGCCGCGGCGTCGAGGCCGGTGCCGGTGTCGGTGGCGCACTGGACGGACTGCCTGGTGATGCTGCAGCAGGGCCAGGTGGACGCGATCTCCACCGACGACACGATCCTGGCCGGGTTCGCCGCGCAGGACCCCTACACGAAGGTGGTGGGCCCGCAGTTCGCCGCCGAGCCGTACGGGATGGCGTTCCCGAAGGCGGACGAGGACTTCGTGCGGTTCGTCAACGCGCTGCTGGAGCGGCTGCGGGCGGACGGCACGTGGGCCCGGATCCACCAGCGCTGGCTCGGCGGTCCCCCGGCTCCGCCCGTCGCCGTGTACCGGGACTGA
- a CDS encoding pyridoxamine 5'-phosphate oxidase family protein, which translates to MGKTYQRIDGRLREFIEAQPVFFTATAPLAADGHVNVSPKGRRGTWRVLDEQRVAYLDFGGSHAETIAHLRENGRITLMWCAFDGPPNIVRVHGTGEPVFRDDPRFAELVAGFGEADGPSLRAVVVVTAKLISDTCGFAVPLMDYRSERTLHEEYFARKSDEEFAAYCEKKDFVGTSMDGLPALPLPLPSR; encoded by the coding sequence ATGGGGAAGACGTATCAACGGATCGACGGACGTCTGCGCGAGTTCATCGAGGCGCAGCCGGTGTTCTTCACGGCCACCGCGCCGCTGGCCGCCGACGGGCACGTGAACGTGTCGCCGAAGGGCCGCCGGGGCACGTGGCGGGTGCTCGACGAGCAGCGGGTGGCGTACCTGGACTTCGGCGGCAGCCACGCCGAGACCATCGCCCACCTGCGGGAGAACGGGCGGATCACGCTGATGTGGTGCGCGTTCGACGGTCCGCCGAACATCGTGCGCGTGCACGGCACGGGCGAGCCGGTGTTCCGGGACGACCCGAGGTTCGCCGAGCTGGTGGCCGGGTTCGGCGAGGCGGACGGGCCGTCGTTGCGCGCGGTCGTGGTGGTGACCGCGAAGCTGATCAGCGACACGTGCGGCTTCGCCGTGCCGCTGATGGACTACCGCAGCGAGCGGACGCTGCACGAGGAGTACTTCGCCCGCAAGTCCGACGAGGAGTTCGCCGCGTACTGCGAGAAGAAGGACTTCGTCGGGACCAGCATGGACGGTCTGCCCGCCCTGCCGCTCCCCCTGCCGTCGCGGTAG
- a CDS encoding MarR family winged helix-turn-helix transcriptional regulator produces METSGAPQRLRGTTTWLLGQATTHAARLVSEALGAVGARRYHYSLLAALDEFGPASQAELGRRGGLDRSDVVATVNELADKGFVERRPDPVDKRRNIVTVTPSGVAHLRHLDRVLGQAQESLLAPLSAAERAELVRVLNVVLEHQG; encoded by the coding sequence ATGGAGACCTCGGGCGCGCCCCAGCGGCTGCGCGGCACGACGACCTGGCTGCTCGGCCAGGCCACGACCCACGCGGCGCGGTTGGTGTCGGAGGCGTTGGGCGCGGTCGGCGCGCGGCGCTACCACTACTCGCTGCTGGCCGCGTTGGACGAGTTCGGGCCGGCCAGCCAGGCGGAGCTGGGGCGGCGGGGCGGGCTGGACCGCAGTGACGTGGTGGCCACCGTGAACGAGCTGGCGGACAAGGGCTTCGTGGAACGCCGGCCGGACCCGGTCGACAAGCGGCGCAACATCGTGACCGTCACCCCGTCGGGGGTGGCGCACCTGCGGCACCTGGACCGCGTGCTGGGGCAGGCCCAGGAGTCGCTGCTGGCGCCGTTGTCGGCGGCCGAGCGGGCGGAGTTGGTGCGGGTGCTGAACGTGGTCCTGGAGCACCAGGGTTGA